The following coding sequences lie in one Meles meles chromosome X, mMelMel3.1 paternal haplotype, whole genome shotgun sequence genomic window:
- the TEX13A gene encoding testis-expressed protein 13A: protein MALKPDDASSGFQHNNVVAFINEKMAGHTKGPEFYLENIALSWDEVENKLRDILDDRAMPNEAKDTCAWSSLALGIRFARRQSQLHGRRVHWLQNFAKLHKSAAQALASDLKELTAQQEMERRETAFRLRQTQANLAEMRKERDLLRWKLLRAELESPRKREWVQVPEEPDLATASGVGTEGAHKEEEEAETAAISATAAGTTGRGRRRQKDAEGAEATQKLGRGFVHPPGAEEQKNYTSGGQREGDLRSVETDMFYFSGILQPTSRVSPSPLPVQLPASFTYSYSCPSSPFPPAPTPSPPEATVTAGAPPPTSPHWKPPNGSSQSDGGSQGTDPQESQRDRKDSEPHQQRRPPIFRRPGDWDCPWCKAVNFSRRKICFHCGRGIWLQSPQ, encoded by the exons ATGGCCTTGAAACCTGACGATGCCAGCAGTGGGTTCCAGCACAACAATGTTGTGGCCTTCATCAATGAGAAGATGGCGGGGCACACAAAAGGCCCTGAGTTCTACCTGGAGAATATAGCCCTGTCCTGGGATGAGGTGGAAAACAAGCTCAGGGACATCCTAGATGACAGAGCGATGCCCAATGAGGCCAAAGACACTTGTGCCTGGAGCAGCCTGGCCCTGGGTATACGTTTTGCACGCAGGCAGAGCCAGTTACATGGGCGCAGGGTGCACTGGCTGCAGAACTTCGCCAAACTGCATAAGTCTGCTGCACAGGCCTTGGCCTCAGACCTAAAGGAGCTCACAGCACAGCAGGAGATGGAGCGCAGGGAGACAGCCTTCAGGCTGCGGCAGACACAAGCAAACCTGGCAGAGATGCGAAAGGAAAGGGACCTCCTGAGGTGGAAGCTCCTCCGGGCT GAGCTGGAGTCTCCACGGAAGCGCGAGTGGGTCCAGGTCCCAGAGGAACCAGATCTGGCCACTGCCAGTGGGGTTGGAACAGAAGGAGCAcacaaagaggaagaggaggcagaaacTGCTGCTATTTCTGCTACAGCTGCTGGCAccacaggaagaggaagaagaagacaaaaggatgcagaaggggcagaggccaCCCAGAAGCTGGGTAGAGGCTTTGTGCACCCTCCTGGAGCTGAGGAGCAGAAAAATTACACctctggtgggcagagggagggagatcTCAGGTCAGTGGAAACAgacatgttttatttctctgggatccTCCAGCCTACATCCAGAGTCTCACCATCACCCCTTCCTGTCCAGCTCCCTGCCTCATTCACATACTCCTATTCATGCCCCTCATCCCCCTTTCCACCTGCGCCCACACCATCCCCACCAGAAGCAACAGTCACAGCAGGAGCTCCACCTCCGACATCTCCCCACTGGAAGCCCCCTAATGGTAGCTCGCAGTCTGATGGGGGGTCCCAGGGAACAGACCCTCAAGAATCCCAAAGAGACAGGAAAGACTCCGAACCCCATCAGCAGAGAAGACCTCCCATATTTCGCAGGCCTGGGGATTGGGACTGTCCTTGGTGTAAAGCTGTGAATTTTTCAAGGAGGAAAATTTGCTTCCACTGTGGGAGGGGAATCTGGCTGCAAAGCCCTCAGTAA